Proteins encoded in a region of the Moritella marina ATCC 15381 genome:
- a CDS encoding response regulator transcription factor has translation MLNLLLVEDDLDLATAVVDYLELEDIQCDHAMNGLAGLNMIIANDYQAIILDLNLPKMDGLTVCKNMREQGIDTPVLMLTARDSLDDKLVGFDSGADDYLIKPFAMEELIVRMQVLARRRSGQVKRLTLADLELDLQQKQAFRAGQLLKLSPTAWKILETLMRATPNPVSREKLMQAVWGDDQPDSNSLKVHIFNLRKQLDAGDVPALLHTIPGIGFALRTPSA, from the coding sequence ATGTTAAACCTGTTGTTAGTGGAAGATGATTTAGATTTAGCGACCGCTGTGGTTGATTATTTAGAGTTGGAAGATATTCAATGTGATCATGCCATGAATGGACTCGCAGGTTTAAACATGATCATTGCTAATGATTATCAAGCCATTATTTTGGATTTGAATCTACCGAAAATGGACGGGTTAACTGTGTGCAAAAATATGCGAGAGCAGGGCATTGATACGCCGGTATTGATGTTGACGGCGCGTGATAGTTTGGATGATAAGTTGGTGGGGTTTGACTCTGGTGCCGATGACTATTTAATTAAACCGTTTGCGATGGAAGAGTTAATCGTGCGAATGCAAGTATTGGCGCGTCGTCGCAGCGGGCAAGTGAAACGCTTAACGTTGGCGGATCTTGAATTAGACCTACAGCAGAAACAGGCATTCCGGGCTGGGCAGTTATTAAAGTTATCACCAACCGCGTGGAAGATCCTCGAAACATTAATGCGCGCCACCCCAAATCCAGTGTCACGAGAAAAACTGATGCAAGCGGTGTGGGGGGATGATCAACCCGACAGTAACAGTTTAAAAGTACATATTTTCAATTTACGTAAACAGTTAGATGCGGGCGATGTGCCGGCGTTATTACATACGATACCGGGTATTGGCTTTGCGTTGCGCACCCCATCGGCATAG
- a CDS encoding HD-GYP domain-containing protein, translated as MLTLTKQRAALHYFFAAVIFSIYGGRVCPFIESISIWQTSAYSFITFTTLFLLRTKLIKDRVGFKNVLLEVSLFLVGAIALSAWYNSYYDFPVESGLKVLFGIGSLGALISLDLALQAQVKHYPHTEYQHLPEKMIHMRHSIASQLAALVVFIVMMLTTILAMIMIKDVRWLTENIGQIEEQAALVSIIKEFAFVAVVLIIYTCTIMYHWLQLLRLLLDNQQRALIAAANGDLSVRVPVSHQGELGIIAYYTNDMLGKLAQSKDEVIQTRDVAIVGLSALAEARDNETGGHILRTQEYVRALAIQLQNHVKYRDYLTNETVDLLYKSAPLHDIGKVGIPDAILLKPGKLTDDEFTIMKTHAMIGAESIAVAEKQMGSNSFLAIAREIALSHHEKWDGSGYPYQLSGDDIPLSGRLMALADVYDALISKRVYKPAFSHDKAKEIILAGNGSHFDPAVVEAFVNCEQMFVSIALTYNDEKQQAA; from the coding sequence ATGTTAACACTAACAAAACAACGCGCTGCGCTACACTACTTCTTCGCCGCCGTCATATTCAGTATTTATGGTGGTCGTGTATGCCCATTTATTGAGTCCATTTCGATTTGGCAGACGAGTGCCTATTCATTTATCACGTTCACCACGCTATTTTTGCTCAGAACAAAGTTGATCAAAGATCGCGTCGGTTTTAAAAACGTATTGCTAGAAGTCAGTCTTTTCCTTGTTGGCGCAATCGCGCTTTCTGCTTGGTATAACAGTTATTATGACTTTCCAGTTGAAAGCGGCTTAAAGGTGCTGTTTGGGATTGGCAGTTTAGGGGCACTCATTAGTCTCGATTTAGCGCTGCAAGCGCAAGTGAAACACTACCCACACACCGAATACCAACACCTACCAGAAAAAATGATCCACATGCGTCATTCTATTGCCAGCCAACTTGCTGCTTTGGTGGTGTTTATCGTGATGATGTTGACTACGATCTTAGCCATGATCATGATTAAAGATGTGCGCTGGTTAACCGAAAATATCGGTCAAATAGAAGAGCAAGCGGCATTAGTGAGTATCATTAAAGAATTTGCCTTTGTCGCTGTGGTACTGATTATTTATACCTGCACCATCATGTACCACTGGTTGCAATTATTACGACTGCTATTAGATAACCAGCAACGGGCTTTGATCGCGGCTGCCAATGGCGATCTGAGTGTGCGCGTACCGGTTTCACATCAAGGTGAACTGGGTATCATTGCGTATTACACCAATGATATGCTCGGTAAGCTTGCGCAAAGTAAAGACGAAGTAATTCAAACTCGTGATGTGGCGATTGTCGGTTTATCAGCGCTGGCTGAAGCCCGTGATAATGAAACTGGCGGGCATATATTACGTACCCAAGAATACGTGCGAGCTTTGGCGATTCAACTACAAAATCACGTTAAATACCGTGATTACTTAACTAATGAGACGGTTGATTTACTCTACAAATCAGCACCGCTACATGACATTGGCAAAGTCGGTATCCCCGATGCCATCTTACTGAAACCCGGTAAGCTCACCGATGACGAATTTACCATCATGAAAACCCATGCAATGATAGGGGCAGAGTCCATAGCCGTGGCAGAAAAACAAATGGGCTCAAACAGTTTCTTGGCTATCGCCCGCGAGATCGCCCTTAGTCACCATGAAAAGTGGGACGGCAGTGGTTATCCTTATCAATTAAGTGGTGATGATATTCCATTATCAGGACGTTTGATGGCGTTAGCCGATGTGTATGATGCACTGATCTCTAAGCGAGTTTATAAACCGGCCTTTAGCCACGATAAAGCCAAAGAAATTATCTTAGCGGGTAATGGCAGCCACTTTGATCCAGCGGTTGTTGAAGCATTTGTTAATTGTGAACAAATGTTTGTTAGTATTGCCCTAACCTATAACGATGAAAAACAACAAGCAGCTTAA
- a CDS encoding sigma-70 family RNA polymerase sigma factor: MDISHESNALDVYMQQVNKGRKLLTKEEEYELAVAVGEGDLRAKNEMIEANLRLVISVAKRYQYSSIPLVDIIQEGNTGLIRAVEKFDASKGYRFSTYAIWWIKNNIERSIMNNARTIRIPIHVGKMHKSIAKVAREMGLDVGSDNDLVVIAKVLEIDVEEVMDVLSYYFSELSLDKGMMTDNDSVTTLGDIIEDETTNTPGDEIEIGNTRDYLLALLENLPTLERSVIELRFGLTGEEPLSLLRIGERLLISREKARTIIRTNLRRLKPKLLINSVQQHDYISNC, translated from the coding sequence ATGGATATATCTCATGAATCAAATGCATTAGACGTTTATATGCAACAGGTCAATAAAGGCCGTAAATTATTAACAAAAGAAGAAGAATACGAACTTGCAGTTGCAGTTGGTGAAGGGGATTTACGGGCGAAGAACGAAATGATTGAAGCTAATTTACGTTTAGTTATCAGCGTGGCTAAGCGCTATCAATATAGTTCGATCCCTTTGGTTGATATTATCCAAGAAGGTAATACCGGGTTAATCCGTGCAGTAGAGAAGTTTGATGCCAGTAAAGGTTATCGTTTTTCAACGTATGCAATTTGGTGGATCAAGAATAATATTGAGCGCAGTATTATGAATAACGCGCGCACGATCCGTATCCCTATCCATGTTGGTAAAATGCATAAAAGTATTGCTAAAGTAGCCAGAGAAATGGGGCTTGACGTTGGCAGTGATAATGACTTGGTCGTGATTGCCAAAGTATTAGAGATCGATGTTGAAGAAGTGATGGATGTATTGTCTTATTACTTTAGTGAATTAAGTTTAGACAAAGGCATGATGACGGATAACGATTCAGTGACGACGCTGGGCGATATTATTGAAGATGAGACCACGAACACACCGGGTGACGAAATAGAAATCGGCAATACCCGTGACTATCTGTTGGCGTTATTAGAAAATCTGCCAACACTTGAACGCAGTGTTATTGAATTACGATTTGGGTTAACAGGTGAAGAGCCTCTGAGCTTATTACGTATTGGCGAACGCTTATTAATATCGCGCGAAAAAGCCCGCACTATCATTCGCACGAACCTGAGACGACTAAAGCCAAAATTATTAATTAATAGTGTTCAGCAGCATGATTACATCTCTAACTGTTAA
- a CDS encoding methylated-DNA--[protein]-cysteine S-methyltransferase: protein MYYDKFTVYYTSATGEQECHIILVGDDAGITQLMIDNGTKPIQISADWLHSSTYFNEAKQQLREYFTHKRKVFELILNPLGTVFQRHAWQQLIKIPYGEIRRYKDIAAGLGNPNASRAVGMANNKNPIPIIIPCHRVIGANNKLVGYAYGLELKQQLLALELSH from the coding sequence ATGTACTACGATAAATTCACCGTCTATTATACCTCTGCCACTGGTGAGCAAGAATGTCACATTATTTTAGTGGGTGACGATGCAGGCATTACCCAACTCATGATCGATAATGGCACTAAACCCATCCAAATTTCAGCCGACTGGCTCCATTCAAGTACCTATTTCAATGAAGCCAAGCAGCAACTGCGTGAATATTTCACTCACAAAAGAAAAGTGTTTGAACTGATATTAAATCCGCTAGGCACTGTATTTCAACGTCACGCTTGGCAGCAACTAATCAAAATTCCGTATGGGGAAATACGGCGCTATAAAGACATTGCAGCAGGCCTGGGCAACCCGAATGCATCACGTGCAGTTGGTATGGCGAATAACAAAAACCCGATCCCCATCATTATTCCCTGTCATCGTGTTATCGGCGCTAATAATAAGTTGGTTGGTTATGCTTATGGCTTGGAATTAAAGCAGCAATTATTAGCGCTTGAGTTATCGCATTAA
- a CDS encoding sensor histidine kinase, whose amino-acid sequence MMKLRPSLRLYFLGAMLFLGVSMAITFSALTVNYFVEGMDSVLRGTMVEVADTEGLAVQDGKPVMLLGFHVASRWQDLPTEARDIFPVPPTAMFEFNKYVVKDDFFSPPNAVHFVMVMKTKPGQLLYIYKTYKGDLHARLSDGPGSQFFWISVFGISGIVVFALLLIMVMRRVASPVEALRDWAKSLNAESLQQPPPEFKYKELNTLAKIVHNSLSSVQDSLNSVQEGLDREHEFLRNASHELRTPIAVIRTNVELLNKINTKSPMTVKQQQVIERIERAGFTMSHLTETLLWLSRDESLSLTLERVKLDELIRQTVDDLNYLLRGKSVIVELNTSEWQVELPATACRIVLANLVRNAFQHTQSGVVTINQQQGLVVIRNSNDDLDDAVADNVGNAGANSQDLGFGLGVKLTDKLTARFNWHHQRLVESSGHKVTVNFNTPNDIKTALDNA is encoded by the coding sequence ATGATGAAGTTAAGACCCAGTTTACGATTATATTTCCTTGGGGCTATGTTGTTCCTTGGTGTCAGTATGGCGATTACGTTTTCGGCGCTCACCGTGAACTATTTTGTTGAAGGCATGGATTCGGTGTTACGTGGCACCATGGTTGAAGTTGCTGATACCGAAGGTTTAGCAGTACAGGACGGTAAGCCGGTTATGTTACTGGGTTTCCATGTCGCCAGTCGCTGGCAAGATTTACCTACTGAAGCCCGTGATATTTTTCCCGTTCCGCCGACTGCGATGTTTGAGTTTAATAAATACGTCGTGAAAGACGACTTCTTTTCACCACCTAATGCGGTGCATTTTGTCATGGTGATGAAAACGAAACCGGGGCAACTACTGTATATTTATAAAACCTATAAAGGTGATTTGCATGCGCGCTTGTCCGATGGGCCAGGTTCGCAATTTTTTTGGATCTCGGTATTTGGTATCAGTGGTATTGTGGTTTTTGCCTTATTGTTGATCATGGTGATGCGCCGTGTGGCCTCGCCAGTTGAAGCATTACGCGATTGGGCCAAGTCATTAAATGCCGAAAGCTTGCAACAGCCTCCGCCAGAATTTAAGTACAAAGAATTGAATACCTTAGCAAAGATTGTCCATAATAGTCTGAGCTCGGTACAAGATAGTCTTAATTCGGTACAAGAAGGCCTTGATCGTGAACATGAGTTTTTACGTAATGCCAGTCATGAGTTACGAACCCCGATTGCTGTGATCCGTACTAATGTCGAGTTATTGAATAAAATAAACACTAAATCGCCGATGACTGTAAAACAACAGCAAGTGATTGAGCGTATTGAACGGGCTGGTTTTACTATGAGTCATTTGACTGAGACCTTGTTGTGGCTGAGCCGAGATGAGTCGTTATCGTTAACGCTTGAACGCGTTAAGTTAGATGAATTGATCAGACAAACAGTCGACGATTTGAATTATTTATTACGTGGAAAGTCAGTCATTGTGGAGCTTAATACCAGTGAATGGCAAGTTGAATTACCCGCAACAGCTTGCCGTATTGTATTAGCTAACTTAGTGCGTAATGCATTTCAGCATACTCAAAGTGGTGTGGTGACGATTAATCAGCAGCAAGGCCTGGTTGTTATTCGGAACAGTAATGATGATCTGGATGATGCAGTTGCAGATAATGTTGGCAATGCAGGCGCTAATAGTCAAGATTTGGGCTTTGGTTTAGGGGTTAAATTAACCGATAAACTAACCGCGCGTTTTAACTGGCATCATCAACGATTAGTAGAAAGTTCAGGGCATAAAGTGACGGTTAACTTTAATACCCCGAATGACATTAAAACGGCGCTGGATAACGCTTAA
- a CDS encoding methyl-accepting chemotaxis protein, with the protein MANNSAQFISLINSKGEYTYANTQYSEALGYAQDGLLGKNSRELDSSTMPAAVIDEVRKTLAQGFSWQGIICQTTQRGKDIWLDTFITPQFEDGKIVGHQEVSKPATPQMINRASTVYKKLQGKGLLFEFTRSQRFILLTLVSVLAQIFIYINFGFATSLIALASAVTPMLIFWQDIIPMAQKAQRMQSTFDSVSRQVYFGKGTASVFDFNMGMLKTKIKAILERTLDSTKPVQNVIDTVSVGTNQIRTNLVNQQQELTEVSTAMSQMLTSTDEIVRNSVETTDEINATFNLCAKAQSGINTTTVEIKQLAKEVEQASTAADKLNTEAQNVGSLMTDIQAIADQTNLLALNAAIEAARAGEQGRGFAVVADEVRTLSSRTQDTAKDIHTSLSTMLETINDWLVMMKKNKNNADLCVEQAEQSDQAIAIIHEKMQQLSQLSMQIATAAEEQSVVSNEINNHVMDIKQGSELNWQHTDTVVTQMSELKTDINAISNLAKTFIPAN; encoded by the coding sequence ATGGCTAACAACTCTGCGCAATTCATTTCATTAATAAACAGCAAAGGTGAATATACTTATGCGAACACTCAATACAGTGAGGCATTAGGGTATGCACAAGATGGATTATTAGGAAAAAACAGCCGAGAGTTAGACTCTTCAACCATGCCTGCCGCTGTTATTGATGAAGTGAGAAAGACCTTAGCACAAGGTTTCTCATGGCAAGGTATTATCTGTCAAACGACCCAACGCGGTAAAGATATATGGTTAGATACCTTTATCACTCCGCAGTTTGAAGACGGTAAAATAGTCGGTCATCAAGAAGTCAGCAAGCCCGCGACACCACAAATGATTAACCGAGCAAGTACTGTTTACAAAAAGCTGCAAGGCAAAGGCCTGTTGTTTGAGTTTACCCGTAGCCAACGCTTTATCTTGTTAACCTTGGTCAGTGTTCTCGCGCAAATATTTATCTATATCAATTTTGGTTTCGCGACGTCATTAATTGCCTTAGCTTCCGCGGTTACGCCGATGCTAATCTTCTGGCAAGACATTATCCCAATGGCACAAAAAGCCCAACGCATGCAGTCCACTTTTGACAGTGTTAGTCGTCAGGTGTATTTCGGTAAAGGCACCGCCAGCGTATTCGATTTCAATATGGGCATGCTGAAAACTAAAATCAAAGCCATTTTAGAACGTACATTAGATTCGACCAAACCAGTACAAAACGTCATTGATACAGTTTCTGTTGGTACTAATCAGATCCGTACTAACCTGGTTAATCAGCAACAAGAATTAACTGAAGTCAGCACGGCCATGTCGCAAATGCTCACTTCAACAGACGAAATTGTCCGTAACAGTGTCGAAACAACGGATGAAATCAACGCCACCTTTAATTTGTGTGCCAAAGCGCAAAGCGGTATCAATACCACCACAGTCGAAATCAAACAACTCGCAAAAGAAGTAGAACAGGCATCTACAGCTGCTGACAAGCTAAATACCGAAGCTCAGAATGTCGGTAGCTTGATGACAGATATTCAAGCCATTGCCGATCAAACGAATCTGCTGGCATTAAACGCAGCGATTGAAGCAGCACGTGCTGGCGAACAAGGCCGTGGGTTTGCCGTGGTCGCAGATGAAGTGCGTACGTTATCATCGCGTACTCAAGATACTGCCAAAGACATTCATACCAGCTTATCGACCATGTTAGAAACCATTAATGATTGGTTAGTGATGATGAAGAAAAACAAAAACAATGCGGATTTGTGTGTCGAGCAAGCTGAACAATCAGATCAAGCTATCGCGATCATCCACGAAAAAATGCAGCAGCTTTCGCAACTATCAATGCAGATAGCGACCGCCGCTGAAGAACAAAGCGTGGTATCAAACGAGATCAACAATCACGTCATGGATATCAAACAGGGATCAGAGCTTAACTGGCAGCACACCGATACCGTTGTGACTCAAATGTCGGAATTGAAGACGGATATCAATGCTATTAGTAACCTGGCAAAGACCTTTATTCCAGCAAACTAA
- a CDS encoding LruC domain-containing protein, producing MHTFKLNKLCSLGLLALSSSVFTHSAFATATQEGTVNNGNGTFTYTQKINATSTLPHYNQSIASPATGGFGFYSGYNQDFGWQHSFGDIITNPLIQIQSATLMIRAYDVDSESFHGTNGEYDGIAVDGVDLNPGLLQGTNNTWSETSFDLPIFSISDDGLINTFMDADMYNISGTMNWVTQLDYSLLTITYLETTNNPPLKPELSMSPSSCDATTASDLVASITGPTPADPDGDSVSYLYRWFVDIGQGSVVDDEVAGKTDHQGNTVLSTQTIDGETWRVQVTAVDSNGLVSDPEFSTWISIDTDCDGDGVDDVYDDYPADPERAFNNYNPSATLVFEDLWPEKGDYDYNDFVMQNVFNTITHASGAVKEVAIAGNAVARGAGYANAFAISFLTDTSNIESSSLTLDGNLSTLTPEAGHTGEAVIVLIDNISSVLPSGTYSFYNTQNGDDRPLVPIEFNVVFETPVPVLTLGDAPFNPFIYRVANRGLEIHMSDRAPTDLADLTLLGTSDDASDPNTNSYYQTANGHPWALYVPSIWTHPYEYIDVLLAYPQMQVWAESGGSTNPGWFAYPDTTHCWKC from the coding sequence ATGCACACATTTAAATTAAATAAACTATGTAGTCTTGGTCTACTTGCACTATCAAGTTCCGTCTTTACGCATTCTGCATTCGCTACTGCAACACAAGAAGGTACCGTTAACAATGGTAACGGTACCTTTACCTATACACAAAAAATTAATGCAACAAGTACACTTCCACATTATAACCAATCAATTGCAAGTCCCGCGACAGGAGGGTTCGGTTTTTATTCTGGGTATAATCAAGATTTTGGTTGGCAACACAGTTTCGGTGACATTATAACAAATCCGTTAATTCAAATTCAAAGCGCCACCTTGATGATACGTGCTTATGATGTTGATTCAGAATCATTCCATGGTACGAATGGTGAATATGATGGTATTGCTGTTGATGGCGTTGATCTGAACCCTGGATTATTACAGGGTACAAATAATACCTGGTCTGAAACCTCATTTGATTTACCTATATTTTCAATATCAGATGATGGGCTAATTAATACGTTCATGGATGCTGATATGTATAACATATCAGGAACCATGAACTGGGTAACACAGCTTGATTACAGTTTATTAACTATCACCTACCTAGAAACAACTAATAACCCACCATTAAAACCAGAATTATCCATGTCTCCATCGAGTTGTGACGCTACAACAGCGAGCGATCTGGTTGCTTCAATCACAGGTCCAACACCAGCCGATCCTGATGGCGATAGCGTAAGTTACTTATATCGTTGGTTTGTGGATATAGGTCAAGGTAGTGTAGTTGATGATGAGGTAGCAGGTAAGACAGATCACCAAGGTAACACTGTATTATCAACTCAGACTATAGATGGGGAAACATGGCGTGTGCAAGTTACAGCTGTTGATTCAAACGGTCTAGTAAGTGATCCTGAATTCTCAACATGGATCTCGATTGATACCGATTGTGACGGTGATGGGGTCGATGATGTGTACGATGATTACCCAGCCGATCCAGAGCGCGCATTTAACAATTACAACCCTAGCGCGACGTTAGTATTTGAAGATTTATGGCCAGAAAAAGGGGATTATGATTACAATGACTTTGTCATGCAGAATGTATTTAATACCATTACTCATGCCTCAGGCGCTGTAAAAGAAGTCGCTATCGCAGGTAACGCTGTTGCACGTGGTGCAGGTTATGCAAATGCCTTTGCAATTAGTTTTCTAACAGATACATCTAATATTGAAAGCTCATCGCTCACCCTTGATGGTAACTTAAGTACACTGACCCCTGAAGCCGGACATACTGGCGAAGCCGTTATCGTACTCATTGACAATATATCCAGTGTATTACCATCAGGTACTTACTCGTTCTACAATACCCAAAATGGTGATGACAGACCGCTAGTGCCAATTGAGTTCAATGTTGTATTTGAAACTCCAGTTCCAGTTCTAACACTTGGTGATGCACCATTCAATCCGTTCATCTATCGTGTAGCAAACCGTGGACTGGAAATACACATGTCAGATCGAGCACCAACGGACTTAGCCGACCTGACACTATTAGGTACGAGTGATGATGCTTCGGATCCGAACACAAATTCTTATTATCAAACAGCAAATGGTCACCCTTGGGCACTTTATGTTCCATCTATATGGACGCACCCATATGAATATATCGATGTCCTACTTGCTTATCCACAAATGCAAGTATGGGCTGAAAGTGGCGGTTCAACAAACCCAGGCTGGTTTGCCTATCCAGACACAACACATTGTTGGAAATGTTAA
- a CDS encoding aldo/keto reductase: MQFSILGSSGLSVSRVCLGSMTWGFQNNQQDANQQIDYALAQGVNFIDTAEMYAVPPSADTYGKTETIIGNWLAANPQRRKDIVLATKIAGPGLPWVRNGAPITGDAVVEAVDASLKRLQTDYIDLFQLHWPNRPNPHFGRHTPNDTRFSDINTADHTAQMLDILKGLQRCVDAGKIRFCGLSDDTTWGINTYLKLSEQHTLPRMVSIQNEFSLLHAKDWPYLIENCVHEDIAYLPWSPLATGMLSGKYLNNARPEGSRWTFSQRNKLFRDTEAAQLATAEYAEIAHQCGITPAQLALAWCDQVDGVTSTIIGATTQTQLIENINAFATPLTPQALNDINAVFKRYPAPF; this comes from the coding sequence ATGCAATTTTCAATACTTGGTAGTAGTGGTTTGTCAGTATCTCGCGTTTGCTTAGGCAGCATGACGTGGGGTTTTCAAAATAACCAACAAGATGCCAATCAACAAATCGACTACGCCCTAGCGCAAGGCGTTAACTTTATCGATACCGCAGAAATGTATGCCGTGCCACCGTCTGCTGATACCTATGGTAAAACCGAGACTATTATCGGCAATTGGCTAGCCGCCAACCCACAGCGCCGCAAAGACATAGTATTAGCAACTAAAATTGCCGGTCCGGGTTTACCTTGGGTACGTAATGGCGCGCCGATCACGGGTGATGCAGTCGTTGAAGCAGTTGACGCGTCGTTAAAGCGTCTACAAACCGACTATATTGACTTGTTTCAATTGCACTGGCCCAATCGACCTAACCCGCATTTTGGTCGCCATACGCCTAATGACACTCGTTTCAGCGACATAAATACCGCAGATCATACCGCGCAAATGCTGGATATATTAAAAGGCTTACAACGTTGTGTTGATGCTGGTAAGATCCGTTTTTGTGGTTTATCAGATGACACCACTTGGGGTATTAATACCTACCTAAAACTCAGCGAGCAACACACGTTACCGCGCATGGTATCGATTCAAAATGAATTCAGTTTGCTGCATGCCAAAGACTGGCCGTATTTAATTGAAAACTGCGTGCATGAAGACATTGCGTATTTACCGTGGTCACCACTGGCAACGGGTATGCTATCAGGCAAGTACTTAAACAATGCGCGACCAGAAGGCAGCCGCTGGACATTCTCGCAACGCAATAAACTATTTAGAGACACGGAAGCAGCCCAGCTAGCGACAGCTGAATATGCCGAGATTGCCCATCAATGTGGCATCACCCCAGCGCAATTAGCCTTAGCCTGGTGCGATCAGGTTGATGGTGTCACCTCGACCATTATCGGCGCGACAACACAGACGCAGCTAATAGAAAACATTAACGCCTTTGCAACCCCGTTAACACCGCAAGCATTAAACGATATTAATGCTGTGTTTAAGCGTTATCCAGCGCCGTTTTAA